ACCGGCATCAGCTGGGAGCGGACCTTGTCGTCGGCGGAATTGAGCGAGACCGCCAGGCGGACTTGCAGCTCCTGGTCGGCAAAGTTCATGATCCCTTCCGGTATCCCGCAAGTGGAGACGGTGATCTTGCGCTGGCCGAAGTTCGCCCCTTCCTTGGCGGTCAACAGCTGCAGGCTTTTAAGGACATTGGTGTAGTTCAGGAACGGCTCGCCCATTCCCATGTAAACGATATTGGAAATATCGGGGCCGCCCTCGGCGATCCGGTAGACCTGGCCGATGATCTCGGCCGGGGTCAGGTCCCGCTTGAACCCGCTGCCGCCGGTGGCGCAGAAAGCGCAATTGAGCTGGCAGCCGGCCTGGGTCGAGAGGCAGACCGTTTTCCGGCCGGCGCCGTCCTTGAGCAGCACGCTTTCGACCAGTTTGCCGTCCTTGAGGGCGAACAGGTATTTCTTGGTCCCGTCCCGGGATTTGACGACTTTTTTGACGGTCGGCAAATAGATGGCATAGAGCGTTTTCAGCTCCGCCCGGGACTCCTTGGCCAGGTCGGTCATCAGGTCAAAGTCGAACGTCACTTTTTTGTGCAGCCAGGCAAAGAGCTGTTTCGCCCGGAAGACCGGCCAGTGCCGCTCGGTAAATTGCGCCTGGAGCTCGTTCAAGGTTTTATCGAGGATGTTTTCCACGGTATTAGCGGTAGTTCACGAAGGAGAGGGCGAGCGGCAGGTTCGCCGCTTTGATCTGCGCGATCACGGCCTGCAGGTCGTCCAGTTTCTTGCTCGAGACCCTGATCTCGTCCCCCTGGATCTGGGCCTGGACCTTGAGGCCGGAAGCCTTGATCAGCTTCGTTATCTCCTTGGCTTTTTCCTGCGGAATGCCTTGCTTGATCGTGATGTCCTGCTTGACGGTGCCGCCGAGCGCTTCCTCGATCTTGCCGGGCTCAAAGAACTTGAGCGGGATCTGCCGGCGGGCGAGCTTTTCGTTGAGGATCGACGCGACGTTCTTCAGCTTGAACTCGTCTTCGGAGACGAGCTTGATGATGTCGCCTTTTTCCCCGCCCTTGGTGATGCTGCTGACCGACCCCTTGAAATCGAAGCGGTTGGCAAGCTCCTTGACCGCCATCTGGAGGGCGTTGTCGACCTCCTGCATGTTCGGTTTGCTGACGATATCGAAAGAATGGTCTTGCGGCATGATATAATCATTTTAACGGAAAAAGGGTATAATATCAATAATGAGGAGTGAAAAAGTGAAGCCAAAAACCGTGATCGGCCTGTCGTTCGCCTTATTCGGCGCGCTTTTGCTGGGAGGGGCTTTCATTTTCTTCGGTTGCGGCGGCGGGGGCAGCGACATGCCGGTCACTACCACGACGACCGCCCCGGCCACGACTTCGACGACTGCCGCCGTAACTACTACCACCGTTACCACCATTACCACAACTACCACGACTACGACTACTACGACTACCGTACCGGTC
This window of the Candidatus Margulisiibacteriota bacterium genome carries:
- the rlmN gene encoding 23S rRNA (adenine(2503)-C(2))-methyltransferase RlmN — encoded protein: MENILDKTLNELQAQFTERHWPVFRAKQLFAWLHKKVTFDFDLMTDLAKESRAELKTLYAIYLPTVKKVVKSRDGTKKYLFALKDGKLVESVLLKDGAGRKTVCLSTQAGCQLNCAFCATGGSGFKRDLTPAEIIGQVYRIAEGGPDISNIVYMGMGEPFLNYTNVLKSLQLLTAKEGANFGQRKITVSTCGIPEGIMNFADQELQVRLAVSLNSADDKVRSQLMPVNRQYSLARLRAAIDYYLQKTGRRITLEYVMLDGVNDRQSDLQALRKFCAGLDVHVNLIPFNPCGNKYRPSKRAAIHHFLNGLAAAKINAVMRQSKGQDILAACGQLAGKAA
- a CDS encoding YajQ family cyclic di-GMP-binding protein — translated: MPQDHSFDIVSKPNMQEVDNALQMAVKELANRFDFKGSVSSITKGGEKGDIIKLVSEDEFKLKNVASILNEKLARRQIPLKFFEPGKIEEALGGTVKQDITIKQGIPQEKAKEITKLIKASGLKVQAQIQGDEIRVSSKKLDDLQAVIAQIKAANLPLALSFVNYR